The Providencia rettgeri genome includes a window with the following:
- the crr gene encoding Glucose-specific phosphotransferase enzyme IIA component: MGLFDKLKSLVSEDKSSSGSIEIIAPLSGEIVNIEDVPDVVFAEKIVGDGIAIKPAGNKIVAPVDGTIGKIFETNHAFSIESDDGIELFVHFGIDTVELKGEGFKRIAEEGQAVKKGDLIIEFDLALLEEKAKSVLTPVVISNMDEIKELNKLTGSVTVGETVVMRIKK; encoded by the coding sequence ATGGGTCTGTTTGACAAACTGAAATCACTCGTTTCGGAAGACAAAAGTAGCAGTGGCAGTATTGAGATTATCGCGCCTTTATCGGGTGAAATTGTCAATATTGAAGATGTTCCAGACGTTGTGTTCGCAGAAAAAATTGTAGGTGACGGTATTGCGATTAAACCCGCAGGTAACAAAATCGTTGCCCCTGTAGACGGTACAATTGGTAAAATCTTTGAAACTAACCATGCGTTTTCTATTGAATCAGATGATGGCATAGAACTATTTGTTCACTTCGGTATTGATACTGTTGAGCTTAAAGGTGAGGGTTTTAAACGCATCGCCGAAGAAGGTCAAGCAGTGAAAAAAGGTGATTTAATCATTGAGTTTGATTTAGCACTATTAGAAGAGAAAGCAAAATCGGTTCTAACTCCAGTTGTCATTTCTAATATGGACGAAATCAAAGAGCTAAACAAACTGACGGGCTCAGTGACAGTGGGTGAAACTGTCGTCATGCGTATTAAGAAATAA
- the cysM gene encoding Cysteine synthase B, with amino-acid sequence MSALEQFIGNTPLVKLQRLTQGIEAEIWVKLEGNNPAGSVKDRAAFSMINEAQLRGEIKPGDTLIEATSGNTGIALAMIAAVKGYKLKLLMPDNMSKERQASMQAYGAELILVSTAVGMEGARDLAKEMEQRGEGKVLDQFNNPDNPLAHFKTTGPEIWQQTHGAITHFVSSMGTTGTITGVSRYLKSQSADVHIVGLQPAEKSQIPGIRRWSPGYLPGIFDSSLVDSVLDINQQEAEETMRALAKVEGIFCGVSSGGAVAGALKVAKANPGAVIVAVICDRGDRYLSTGVFNE; translated from the coding sequence GTGTCGGCTCTGGAACAGTTTATCGGTAATACCCCATTAGTAAAACTTCAGCGTTTAACACAAGGGATTGAAGCTGAAATTTGGGTAAAACTTGAAGGCAATAACCCCGCGGGTTCAGTGAAAGATCGTGCGGCATTTTCAATGATTAATGAAGCGCAATTACGGGGTGAAATTAAGCCAGGCGATACGCTAATTGAAGCGACTAGCGGTAATACCGGTATCGCCCTTGCGATGATAGCCGCAGTAAAAGGCTACAAATTAAAATTACTCATGCCAGATAACATGAGTAAAGAGCGACAAGCCTCTATGCAAGCTTATGGTGCAGAACTTATCTTAGTAAGTACGGCTGTCGGTATGGAAGGTGCACGGGATCTTGCTAAAGAAATGGAGCAGCGAGGAGAGGGGAAAGTTTTAGACCAATTTAATAACCCTGATAACCCATTAGCCCATTTTAAAACAACGGGTCCTGAAATTTGGCAGCAAACTCACGGCGCAATTACCCATTTTGTGTCGAGTATGGGAACCACGGGGACCATTACAGGGGTTAGCCGCTATTTAAAATCCCAGTCAGCGGACGTGCACATTGTTGGCTTACAACCTGCTGAAAAAAGCCAAATTCCGGGTATTAGGCGCTGGTCACCGGGTTACTTGCCCGGCATCTTCGATAGCTCATTAGTTGATAGCGTACTGGACATCAACCAGCAAGAAGCCGAAGAAACCATGAGAGCCTTAGCGAAGGTTGAAGGTATCTTTTGTGGTGTGAGCTCAGGTGGAGCGGTTGCCGGTGCTTTAAAAGTGGCTAAAGCGAATCCAGGAGCGGTGATTGTGGCAGTCATTTGTGACCGAGGAGACCGCTATTTATCAACAGGTGTATTTAATGAGTGA
- the cysW_2 gene encoding Sulfate transport system permease protein CysW — MNRSGKRFLPGFGLTLGSSLFYTCLILLLPMSALVIQLSEMTWQQYWAVISYPQVVAAYKVTLLSALVASLFNAVFGMLLAWILTRYRFPGRLFLDGLVDLPFALPTAVAGLTLATLFATSGWYGQYLHQFDIKVVNTWLGIAVAMAFTSIPFVVRTVQPVLEELGPEYEEAAQTLGASRWQTFRRVVLPELSPALLAGTVLSFTRSLGEFGAIIFIAGNIAWQTEVVSLMIFSQLQQFDYPAASAVASVILSVSLLLLFSVNLVQSRFGKRLGGK; from the coding sequence ATGAATCGTTCAGGAAAGCGCTTTTTGCCGGGTTTTGGGCTAACGCTAGGTAGCAGTCTGTTCTATACGTGTTTGATTTTGCTATTACCCATGAGTGCATTGGTGATTCAATTATCAGAAATGACATGGCAGCAATACTGGGCCGTCATAAGTTACCCACAAGTGGTTGCTGCGTATAAAGTGACGTTACTGTCAGCGTTAGTCGCAAGTCTGTTTAATGCGGTATTTGGCATGCTATTAGCTTGGATTTTAACGCGTTATCGCTTTCCTGGGCGTTTGTTTTTAGATGGTTTAGTGGATTTACCCTTTGCGTTACCTACCGCTGTGGCAGGGCTAACATTAGCAACCTTGTTTGCAACCTCAGGGTGGTATGGGCAATATCTGCACCAATTTGATATTAAAGTTGTTAATACTTGGCTGGGAATTGCGGTTGCAATGGCTTTTACCAGTATTCCGTTTGTTGTGCGTACGGTTCAACCAGTGTTGGAAGAGCTCGGCCCTGAGTACGAAGAAGCTGCTCAGACCCTAGGTGCAAGCCGTTGGCAAACCTTTCGTCGAGTGGTATTACCGGAGCTTTCACCAGCCTTATTAGCCGGAACGGTTTTATCCTTTACACGTAGTTTAGGCGAGTTTGGCGCCATTATATTTATTGCGGGTAATATTGCGTGGCAAACCGAGGTTGTTTCATTAATGATTTTTAGTCAGTTACAACAATTTGATTATCCGGCCGCCAGTGCTGTCGCCTCAGTTATTTTATCGGTTTCATTGTTACTGTTATTTAGTGTCAATTTAGTACAAAGTCGCTTCGGTAAACGGTTAGGAGGCAAGTAA
- the prtS gene encoding Protease prtS precursor: MNQILGRSLLSPCLLASLVTKSGHTDLKSTLTHINDIMSRTYSHEDALLHRNNLSACPIDMIGKRYNRFIRDAQRPVPHKNHWHSDLPICERSGLSPDSHMPHDDYAVIMREEDTHAPSEPAGQVFNSIGIIRTFFKEKLNIDQIFGCSADINAVIHYGTNYANAFWNSQAIFFGDGDGIVFGPFYNDIDIIAHELAHGFISSKADFRYTCQSGALNESVADVLGIMVKQYLNNETADTSNWLLGENLFIDQINAPALRSMINPGDAYYLSDDDRDPQVGHMSQYQDLPIFIDNGGVHINSGIPNRAFYLLAKSLGGYTWDIAGKIWLEAVSDNNVTKRANFIEFANATIRAANKLFDGTIAQKTRQSWLDVGIEFDSQ, translated from the coding sequence ATGAATCAAATTTTAGGCCGTTCATTATTATCACCTTGTTTATTAGCAAGTTTAGTCACTAAATCAGGCCACACAGACTTAAAATCAACGCTCACGCATATCAATGATATTATGAGCCGAACCTATTCACATGAAGATGCATTACTCCACCGCAATAATCTTTCAGCTTGCCCTATAGATATGATAGGAAAGCGCTATAATCGCTTTATTCGCGATGCTCAACGCCCTGTCCCACATAAAAACCACTGGCATTCCGACCTGCCAATTTGTGAACGTTCAGGACTTTCACCTGATAGCCATATGCCACATGATGACTACGCGGTGATTATGCGCGAAGAAGATACTCATGCGCCATCAGAACCAGCGGGGCAAGTATTTAATTCAATTGGCATTATCCGTACCTTTTTTAAGGAAAAATTAAATATTGACCAAATTTTTGGCTGTTCTGCTGATATTAATGCGGTTATCCATTATGGAACAAACTACGCTAATGCATTTTGGAATTCTCAAGCTATTTTCTTTGGTGACGGGGATGGAATCGTTTTTGGCCCATTCTATAATGACATCGATATAATCGCTCACGAACTGGCTCACGGCTTTATTAGTTCAAAAGCTGATTTTAGATATACTTGCCAATCTGGTGCGCTCAATGAGTCTGTCGCAGATGTACTTGGGATTATGGTGAAACAATATTTAAATAATGAAACAGCCGATACTTCTAATTGGCTACTAGGCGAAAATTTATTTATTGACCAAATAAATGCGCCGGCACTACGTTCTATGATAAATCCTGGGGATGCATATTATCTTTCTGACGATGATAGAGATCCGCAAGTTGGTCATATGTCTCAATATCAGGATTTACCTATTTTTATTGACAATGGCGGCGTACATATTAATTCAGGTATCCCAAATAGAGCCTTTTACCTATTAGCTAAGAGTCTTGGAGGTTATACATGGGACATCGCCGGTAAAATTTGGCTTGAAGCCGTGTCTGACAATAATGTGACAAAGAGAGCCAACTTCATCGAATTTGCTAATGCAACGATCCGAGCGGCTAACAAACTGTTTGATGGTACTATCGCACAAAAAACACGACAAAGCTGGTTAGATGTTGGGATTGAATTTGATTCACAATAA
- the hemF gene encoding Coproporphyrinogen-III oxidase, aerobic translates to MNYPDIDRVKAYLQNLQETICQKITELDGKETFLEQTWERAEGGGGRSRILTKGALFEQAGVNFSHIKGEKLPASASAHRPELTGRSYQAMGVSLVIHPLNPYIPTTHANVRFFIAEKEGCEPVWWFGGGFDLTPFYGFHEDVIHWHTVARDLCRPYGADVYPKYKNWCDEYFFLKHRNEPRGVGGLFYDDLNQGGFESCFSFTQAVGNGFLDAYVPIIEKRRAHSWGERERQFQLYRRGRYVEFNLVWDRGTLFGLQSGGRTESILMSMPPLVRWEYDYHPEPNSPEAALYTEFLVLNKEWVSP, encoded by the coding sequence ATGAATTACCCAGATATTGATCGCGTAAAAGCCTATTTGCAGAACTTGCAAGAGACTATTTGCCAAAAAATTACTGAGCTAGATGGTAAGGAAACTTTTCTAGAACAAACATGGGAGCGAGCTGAAGGTGGTGGCGGTCGTAGCCGAATACTAACGAAAGGCGCATTATTTGAACAAGCTGGGGTTAACTTCTCACATATTAAAGGAGAAAAGTTGCCAGCATCAGCCTCTGCACATCGGCCCGAGCTTACTGGCCGTAGCTACCAAGCAATGGGCGTCTCTCTTGTTATTCACCCTCTGAATCCTTACATTCCAACTACCCATGCTAATGTTCGTTTCTTTATCGCTGAAAAAGAAGGTTGTGAGCCCGTTTGGTGGTTTGGTGGCGGTTTTGATTTAACCCCTTTCTATGGTTTTCATGAAGATGTCATCCACTGGCATACCGTTGCTCGTGATCTATGTCGCCCTTATGGGGCTGATGTATATCCTAAATATAAAAATTGGTGCGATGAATACTTTTTCCTGAAACATAGAAATGAACCTCGAGGTGTTGGTGGGCTATTTTATGATGACCTTAACCAAGGTGGTTTTGAGTCTTGTTTTAGCTTCACTCAAGCCGTGGGTAATGGTTTTTTAGATGCCTATGTCCCGATTATTGAAAAACGCCGAGCTCATTCATGGGGTGAAAGAGAACGTCAATTCCAATTATATCGTCGTGGTCGCTACGTAGAATTTAACTTAGTATGGGATAGAGGTACATTATTTGGCTTACAAAGCGGAGGCCGCACAGAGTCAATTTTAATGTCAATGCCACCGCTTGTTCGCTGGGAATACGACTATCATCCAGAACCTAATAGCCCAGAAGCTGCCCTCTATACTGAATTTTTAGTCTTAAATAAAGAGTGGGTTTCGCCATAA
- the cysA_1 gene encoding Sulfate/thiosulfate import ATP-binding protein CysA, with protein sequence MSIEIEKIGKLFGKTQVLNDISLDIASGEMVALLGPSGSGKTTLLRIIAGLEQQSQGLLRFHGHDVSKIHAKDRHVGFVFQHYALFRHMTVFDNVAFGLTVLPRKQRPSAQAIKDKVTKLLEMVQLAHLASRYPAQLSGGQKQRVALARALAVDPQILLLDEPFGALDAQVRIELRRWLRQLHDELKFTSVFVTHDQEEAMEVADRVVVMSQGHIEQVGTPSDIWQRPETRFVLEFMGEVNQISAHIKGSTLNIGGYDFPLNHTSVQQGEVDVFLRPWDISLQAEVDEQHRLPVRVTESGPRGHFWQLTVQPLGWGERAVVSDLAV encoded by the coding sequence ATGAGTATTGAAATTGAAAAAATCGGTAAATTATTTGGTAAAACCCAAGTACTTAACGATATTTCACTGGATATTGCATCGGGTGAAATGGTTGCCCTATTAGGGCCTTCCGGTTCAGGAAAAACAACCTTATTGCGGATTATTGCAGGGCTTGAGCAACAAAGTCAGGGGCTATTACGTTTTCATGGTCACGATGTCAGTAAAATCCATGCTAAAGATAGGCATGTTGGCTTTGTATTTCAACACTATGCACTATTTCGCCACATGACAGTGTTTGATAATGTAGCCTTTGGTTTAACTGTCTTACCAAGAAAACAGCGCCCATCCGCTCAGGCTATTAAAGATAAAGTAACAAAATTGTTGGAGATGGTTCAACTCGCTCATTTAGCTTCACGTTACCCTGCACAACTTTCAGGGGGGCAAAAACAGCGAGTGGCATTAGCAAGAGCTTTAGCCGTTGATCCACAAATTTTATTATTGGATGAACCTTTTGGCGCGCTCGACGCACAAGTACGTATTGAATTACGCCGTTGGTTACGTCAATTACATGATGAATTAAAATTTACCAGTGTTTTTGTGACTCATGACCAAGAAGAAGCCATGGAAGTTGCAGACAGAGTGGTGGTGATGAGCCAAGGTCATATCGAGCAAGTTGGCACACCAAGTGATATATGGCAGCGCCCAGAAACACGATTTGTCCTTGAATTTATGGGGGAAGTCAACCAAATCTCTGCCCATATCAAAGGTTCAACATTAAATATCGGTGGCTATGACTTTCCACTGAACCATACCAGTGTTCAACAAGGTGAAGTCGACGTATTTTTACGTCCTTGGGATATCTCATTACAAGCTGAAGTGGATGAGCAGCACCGTTTACCTGTAAGGGTCACGGAATCGGGACCAAGAGGGCATTTTTGGCAATTAACCGTTCAACCGTTAGGTTGGGGGGAAAGAGCCGTTGTCAGTGATTTGGCAGTCTGA
- the rluF gene encoding Ribosomal large subunit pseudouridine synthase F, translated as MDTRSSTRLNKYISESGICSRREADRYIEQGNVFINGKRAGIGDQVFSGDVVKVNGQLIEPRNEEDLVLIALNKPVGIVSTTESGEKDNIVDYVNHSTRIFPIGRLDKDSQGLIFLTNHGDLVNKILRAGNSHEKEYLVTVNKPVTDDFIRGMGAGVPILGTMTKKCKVKKEAPFVFRITLVQGLNRQIRRMCEHFGFEVTKLERVRIMNVKLTGIPVGEWRDLTDDELIELFDMMEKSESDVKSKKPQKSASANKSNTKQTSPSKPKVKPENPTRKKFTQPGRKKKKR; from the coding sequence ATGGACACTCGTTCTTCTACACGTTTAAACAAATATATTAGTGAAAGTGGTATTTGCTCAAGACGTGAAGCTGACCGTTATATTGAACAAGGTAATGTATTTATTAATGGTAAGCGTGCAGGAATTGGCGACCAAGTTTTCTCTGGTGACGTAGTAAAAGTTAATGGGCAATTAATCGAACCGCGTAATGAAGAAGATTTAGTGTTAATCGCACTCAATAAACCAGTCGGTATTGTCAGTACGACAGAGAGTGGTGAAAAAGATAATATTGTTGATTATGTTAACCACAGCACCCGAATTTTTCCAATTGGCCGCTTAGATAAAGACTCTCAAGGGCTAATTTTTCTCACTAATCATGGGGATTTGGTGAATAAAATTTTACGGGCAGGTAATTCTCATGAGAAAGAGTATTTAGTTACCGTCAATAAACCCGTAACAGATGATTTTATTCGTGGAATGGGGGCTGGAGTACCCATTCTTGGAACAATGACGAAAAAATGTAAGGTTAAGAAAGAGGCTCCTTTTGTTTTTAGAATTACGCTTGTGCAGGGACTAAACCGTCAAATTCGTCGTATGTGTGAGCATTTTGGCTTTGAGGTCACCAAACTTGAACGCGTTCGCATCATGAATGTTAAATTGACAGGCATTCCTGTCGGGGAGTGGCGTGATTTAACCGATGATGAATTGATTGAATTATTTGATATGATGGAAAAATCTGAATCAGACGTAAAATCGAAAAAGCCACAGAAGTCAGCCTCTGCGAATAAAAGTAATACAAAGCAGACTTCGCCAAGTAAACCCAAAGTAAAACCAGAAAACCCGACACGCAAAAAGTTTACACAACCAGGCAGAAAAAAGAAAAAACGTTAA
- the yfeX gene encoding Probable deferrochelatase/peroxidase YfeX, producing MSHSQSGILKEHSRFGIFIEAQVQEGSLDEIKSGCKSFVEALTKLQAQYPDDRLGAVIAFGSDIWKQLGKANSAPELKPFRTLGKGLAPATQRDMFIHIQSLRHDINFSLAQAALKAFGKSVSVVEEIHGFRWVDDRDLSGFIDGTENPQGEEIAEVTLIEDGEDKGGSYVLVQRYEHDLRKWDRFSEHEQEKMIGRTKKDSIELDEDARNVTSHVSRVVIEEEGEELEVMRHSLPYGTASGKHGLFFVAYCARLHNIEQQLLSMFGEKDGKYDDLLRMTKAVSGSYYYAPSIETLTSL from the coding sequence ATGTCTCATTCTCAAAGTGGTATTTTGAAAGAACATAGCCGTTTTGGTATTTTTATTGAAGCGCAAGTGCAAGAGGGATCTCTGGATGAAATTAAGTCTGGATGTAAAAGCTTTGTCGAGGCTTTAACTAAATTACAAGCCCAATACCCAGATGACCGCCTCGGCGCGGTTATCGCGTTTGGCTCTGACATCTGGAAACAGCTCGGTAAGGCAAATAGTGCCCCTGAATTGAAACCATTTCGCACGCTAGGTAAAGGACTCGCTCCAGCCACTCAACGGGATATGTTTATTCATATTCAATCACTGCGCCACGATATTAACTTTTCATTAGCACAGGCGGCTTTAAAAGCATTTGGTAAATCTGTCTCTGTGGTTGAAGAAATTCATGGTTTCCGTTGGGTAGATGATAGAGATTTAAGTGGTTTTATTGATGGAACCGAAAATCCGCAAGGGGAAGAAATTGCGGAGGTCACATTAATCGAAGACGGTGAAGATAAAGGCGGAAGCTATGTTTTAGTCCAACGCTATGAACACGATTTAAGAAAATGGGATCGTTTTTCGGAACATGAACAAGAAAAAATGATTGGTCGGACGAAAAAAGACAGTATTGAGCTGGACGAAGATGCTCGTAATGTTACCTCTCATGTTTCCCGTGTGGTTATTGAAGAAGAAGGTGAAGAGCTTGAAGTCATGCGTCACAGCTTGCCATATGGAACAGCAAGCGGTAAGCACGGCTTATTCTTTGTGGCTTATTGTGCAAGATTACACAATATCGAACAGCAATTATTAAGTATGTTTGGTGAAAAAGACGGCAAATACGATGATTTGTTGCGAATGACGAAAGCGGTATCGGGCAGTTATTACTATGCTCCGTCGATTGAGACATTGACGTCTCTGTAG
- the ypeA_2 gene encoding Acetyltransferase YpeA, whose product MEIRVFRQSDYEDVLTLWERCALNEFSGDPELDIERKLQCGADLFLVAEVAGEVVGTIMGGYDGIRGTAVYLAVHPEYRGRGIANALVSRLEKKLIARGCGRIELLVSEESDAAICMFEKMLYEEEQPERLIYSKKLTHETDF is encoded by the coding sequence ATGGAAATACGAGTCTTTCGGCAAAGTGATTATGAAGACGTCCTGACCTTATGGGAGCGTTGTGCTCTCAATGAATTTTCAGGTGATCCTGAACTCGATATTGAACGCAAATTACAGTGTGGGGCCGACTTATTTTTAGTGGCTGAAGTTGCCGGTGAAGTTGTCGGTACTATTATGGGGGGCTACGATGGCATTCGTGGTACCGCTGTTTATCTTGCTGTTCACCCTGAATATCGCGGTCGTGGTATTGCTAATGCATTAGTGAGTCGACTAGAAAAAAAACTGATAGCCAGAGGCTGCGGAAGAATAGAGTTATTAGTGAGTGAAGAGTCTGATGCGGCTATTTGTATGTTTGAAAAAATGTTGTATGAAGAAGAACAACCTGAACGTTTGATTTATTCGAAAAAATTAACGCACGAAACGGATTTTTAA
- the yfeY gene encoding RpoE-regulated lipoprotein, which yields MSQHAKLNSNNGLSPLLKVSLLCGAALLSGCAGVKVFSPSTWFSGPLVVSSSGLGQVTSFTPMQADIIKKQLNDRYTLRSGMQMESGDVVTVFQGMDDNEVKLEIVGPEHGYVSRITVSDPNIVTEWGPTIGTEFSEIYQKAFGICGLGERVNDVPTIECNSPQSNKVVYRFTGKWQGPEDLMPPDDDLKTWQISQIIWHK from the coding sequence ATGTCCCAACATGCAAAGTTGAACAGTAATAATGGATTATCGCCGTTGTTGAAGGTTTCTCTACTCTGTGGAGCCGCCTTGTTATCAGGGTGTGCGGGTGTGAAGGTTTTTTCGCCATCGACTTGGTTTAGTGGCCCTCTGGTAGTTTCTAGCTCAGGGCTTGGCCAAGTGACCAGTTTTACACCAATGCAAGCGGATATCATTAAGAAACAGCTTAATGACCGTTATACACTACGCAGCGGTATGCAAATGGAAAGTGGGGATGTGGTCACAGTTTTCCAAGGTATGGATGACAATGAAGTAAAATTAGAAATAGTGGGCCCTGAGCACGGTTATGTCTCACGTATTACGGTGAGTGATCCAAATATCGTCACCGAATGGGGGCCTACAATTGGTACTGAATTTAGCGAAATTTACCAAAAAGCCTTCGGTATTTGCGGCTTAGGTGAACGAGTCAATGACGTTCCGACTATTGAATGTAATTCACCGCAATCAAATAAAGTGGTCTACCGTTTTACAGGTAAATGGCAAGGGCCAGAAGATTTAATGCCTCCAGATGATGACCTAAAAACATGGCAAATCTCACAAATTATTTGGCATAAATAG
- the cysW_3 gene encoding Sulfate transport system permease protein CysW: MAQITPIHTASRTQINWGKWLLIAIGLLFSLLLLVIPIVWIFITAFQKGLDSVLLNLADPDMLHAIGLTVLIALITVPVNLVFGTMMAWLVTRFQFPGRQLLLTLVDIPFAVSPVVAGLLYLLFYGSNSWLGGWLEGFDIQLMFSWPGMALVTIFVTCPFVVRELVPLMLSQGSQEDEAAVLLGASGWKMFWRVTLPNIRWALLYGVVLTNARAIGEFGAVSVVSGAIRGETYTLPLQVELLHQDYNTVGAFTAAGILALMAIVTLILKSALQWHLSRQQSESGVH; the protein is encoded by the coding sequence ATGGCACAAATTACCCCCATTCATACTGCTAGCCGTACCCAAATAAACTGGGGGAAATGGCTATTAATAGCGATAGGTTTATTGTTTTCACTTTTACTATTAGTTATTCCAATTGTTTGGATATTTATTACAGCTTTTCAAAAAGGGTTAGATTCTGTTTTACTGAATTTGGCAGACCCTGATATGCTACATGCCATTGGTTTAACAGTATTAATTGCTTTAATTACGGTTCCGGTAAATTTAGTCTTTGGTACCATGATGGCGTGGTTAGTGACGCGATTTCAGTTTCCTGGTCGCCAATTATTACTAACCCTAGTTGATATTCCGTTTGCGGTTTCACCTGTTGTTGCGGGTTTGCTGTACTTACTTTTTTATGGCTCAAACAGTTGGTTGGGTGGATGGCTTGAAGGTTTTGACATCCAACTGATGTTTTCATGGCCCGGTATGGCATTGGTGACTATTTTTGTCACTTGCCCATTTGTGGTACGTGAGTTAGTCCCGCTAATGTTAAGTCAGGGTAGCCAAGAAGATGAAGCGGCGGTTTTACTTGGGGCCTCAGGATGGAAGATGTTTTGGCGTGTGACATTACCGAATATCCGCTGGGCATTGTTGTATGGCGTCGTTCTAACAAATGCCCGTGCGATTGGTGAATTTGGTGCAGTTTCGGTGGTTTCAGGGGCTATTCGCGGTGAAACATACACCTTACCGTTGCAAGTTGAATTATTGCATCAGGATTATAATACGGTGGGCGCATTTACGGCCGCAGGGATCCTCGCACTAATGGCAATTGTCACCTTAATACTTAAAAGTGCATTGCAGTGGCATTTGAGTCGCCAGCAATCTGAATCAGGAGTCCATTAA
- the cysP gene encoding Thiosulfate-binding protein precursor, producing the protein MKKSFLKKTAFASLATVSLLGSSPLIAAELLNSSYDIARELFVALNPSFEKQWNEAHPDDKLTIKQSHAGSSKQALAILQGLKADVVTYNQVTDVQILHDKGNLIPADWQARLPNNSSPYYSTMAFLVRKGNPKGIKTWDDLVREDVKLIFPNPKTSGNGRYTYLAAWGAFNQENKGDKAKTREQMKQFLKNVEVFDTGGRGATTSFIERELGDVLISFESEVNNIRSQYGESDYEVIVPPVDILAEFPVAWVDKNVQKNGTEDVAKAYLNYLYSPQAQEIITQYNYRVNDKAVMNANKDKFPETQLFTVESQFESWPKVMDVHFVTGGEFDKLMAEGRR; encoded by the coding sequence ATGAAAAAATCATTTTTGAAAAAAACGGCATTCGCGAGTTTGGCAACAGTCTCATTACTCGGCAGCTCGCCACTAATTGCAGCTGAACTGCTTAACAGTTCTTATGATATTGCACGTGAACTATTTGTGGCGTTGAACCCATCATTTGAAAAACAGTGGAATGAGGCTCACCCTGACGACAAACTAACGATTAAACAATCACACGCAGGCTCATCAAAGCAAGCCTTAGCGATTTTACAAGGGCTAAAAGCAGATGTGGTGACCTACAACCAAGTCACCGATGTGCAAATTTTGCATGATAAAGGCAATTTGATCCCAGCAGACTGGCAAGCTCGCTTGCCAAATAATAGCTCACCGTATTATTCAACAATGGCGTTTTTAGTTCGTAAAGGAAACCCGAAAGGAATTAAAACGTGGGATGATTTGGTCCGCGAAGATGTCAAATTAATCTTCCCAAATCCAAAGACTTCAGGAAATGGTCGTTATACCTACCTTGCTGCATGGGGGGCTTTTAATCAAGAAAATAAAGGTGATAAAGCGAAAACCCGTGAGCAAATGAAACAGTTTTTGAAAAATGTCGAGGTATTTGATACCGGAGGGCGTGGTGCAACAACGTCATTTATTGAGCGGGAGCTTGGTGACGTCCTGATTAGCTTTGAATCTGAAGTGAATAATATTCGCTCTCAGTATGGTGAATCAGACTATGAAGTTATTGTGCCACCAGTGGATATTTTAGCGGAATTCCCTGTCGCTTGGGTCGACAAGAATGTACAAAAAAATGGGACTGAAGACGTCGCTAAAGCTTACTTAAATTATCTCTATAGCCCACAGGCGCAAGAAATCATCACTCAGTATAATTATCGGGTGAATGATAAAGCGGTAATGAATGCGAATAAGGATAAATTTCCTGAAACTCAGCTGTTTACGGTTGAATCTCAATTTGAGAGCTGGCCAAAAGTGATGGATGTTCATTTCGTCACTGGTGGGGAATTTGACAAATTAATGGCAGAAGGGCGCCGTTAA